Proteins from a genomic interval of Halobacteria archaeon AArc-dxtr1:
- a CDS encoding type I restriction-modification system subunit M, with translation MSINGDDGEFEESLWQSAEGLRGPVESAEYKHIVLGLLFLRYMSDAFEQRRAELHELTNEEGTMYYAEDDEERQFILEDKDAYHEKNVFYVPEESRWELLRKNATDPNIGSQIDDAMRALENENQDRLDGMLPKRYSRIPQDTLEGLLNDFSELDLGNGGDTEDEDVFGRVYEYFIKEFARQEGHRGGEFYTPKHVVELLVEILEPFEGRIFDPFCGSGGMFVQSHKFLQRKGGDDSNISIYGQEVNEATFNICKMNLYLRGIDGNIQLGDSIRNDQFSNLDGGRVMADKIITNPPFNMSEWGKQTVSDEDPRFDYGMPPSNNANFAFMQHMLYHLDEDGMAGTVMANGSMSIQGTEGDIREEIIEDDLLDAIISLPQDLFYTTQIPVCLWILSKGKDSDQYRDRSNETLFIDARDLYKSIDRTTNILTEDHIGRISDTVRSYRGEDDVGDYADETGYCKAVTTEEIAEQEYAVTPGRYVGVNHEEVSDVPFEVQMEEVSAELREQFQRSNELQEKIEENLQEVGF, from the coding sequence GTGAGCATTAACGGCGACGACGGGGAATTCGAGGAAAGCCTCTGGCAGTCTGCAGAGGGGCTTCGTGGCCCGGTTGAATCTGCGGAGTACAAGCACATCGTCCTCGGTCTGCTTTTTCTGAGATATATGTCAGATGCGTTCGAGCAGCGGCGTGCCGAGCTGCACGAACTCACCAATGAAGAGGGGACAATGTACTATGCTGAGGATGACGAAGAGCGCCAATTCATCCTCGAGGACAAAGACGCGTACCACGAGAAGAACGTTTTTTACGTTCCCGAAGAATCGCGCTGGGAACTCCTTAGGAAGAACGCAACGGACCCCAACATCGGCTCCCAGATCGACGATGCGATGCGAGCACTGGAGAACGAGAACCAAGACCGACTTGATGGGATGCTCCCCAAGCGGTACTCCCGAATACCGCAGGACACACTTGAGGGGCTTCTCAACGATTTCTCCGAACTTGACCTCGGGAACGGCGGAGATACAGAAGATGAGGACGTCTTCGGGCGGGTCTATGAGTACTTCATCAAGGAGTTTGCTCGCCAGGAAGGGCACCGCGGCGGCGAGTTCTACACACCGAAGCACGTCGTCGAGTTACTCGTCGAGATTCTAGAACCGTTCGAGGGGCGGATCTTTGACCCATTCTGTGGCTCCGGGGGGATGTTCGTTCAGAGCCATAAATTCCTCCAGCGGAAGGGTGGCGACGATAGCAATATTTCCATCTACGGCCAGGAAGTCAACGAGGCGACTTTCAATATCTGTAAGATGAATCTCTATCTTCGGGGTATCGACGGGAATATTCAATTAGGGGATAGTATACGGAACGACCAGTTCTCAAACCTCGACGGTGGACGAGTGATGGCAGACAAGATCATCACAAATCCGCCGTTCAATATGAGCGAATGGGGGAAACAGACTGTCTCTGATGAGGATCCGCGATTCGATTACGGGATGCCTCCGTCAAACAACGCGAATTTCGCGTTCATGCAGCACATGCTTTATCATCTCGATGAAGATGGCATGGCTGGGACTGTAATGGCGAACGGGTCAATGTCAATTCAAGGAACAGAGGGAGACATTCGCGAGGAAATTATTGAAGATGATCTTTTAGATGCAATCATCTCTCTACCACAAGATCTCTTCTATACCACCCAAATTCCTGTTTGCCTTTGGATTCTGAGCAAAGGCAAGGACTCTGATCAGTACCGAGACCGTAGCAACGAGACCTTATTTATAGACGCTCGCGATCTGTACAAGTCCATTGATCGGACAACTAATATCTTAACTGAGGATCATATTGGGAGAATCTCAGACACAGTACGTAGCTATCGTGGAGAAGACGACGTCGGTGATTATGCAGACGAAACAGGTTACTGTAAAGCCGTTACTACGGAGGAGATCGCTGAGCAGGAATATGCGGTGACTCCCGGGCGCTATGTTGGTGTTAATCACGAGGAAGTCAGTGATGTTCCGTTTGAAGTCCAAATGGAAGAGGTTTCTGCGGAGCTCCGAGAACAGTTCCAACGATCAAATGAGCTCCAAGAAAAAATAGAGGAAAACCTCCAGGAGGTTGGATTTTGA
- a CDS encoding transcription factor — translation MEIVSTMGSGSLGREIDLEVLVTELENHLDVSVEPNFHTTAMVTVRLKEGGPAYTIYRTGTFQVRGAPTEELLHTAAEKFREVLQEIGMDIPKCEFKQATAVFMEDLDREVNLEVLVIALGLEKTEYEPEQFPGLIYRPTQFEVTLLIFASGKVIIGGTSDRNEANKSIQHLRGELSVIDDI, via the coding sequence ATGGAAATAGTGAGCACAATGGGGAGTGGTTCGCTCGGTCGTGAGATAGATCTGGAAGTCCTTGTCACTGAACTCGAAAACCATCTAGACGTCTCCGTCGAACCGAATTTCCACACGACAGCAATGGTCACCGTGCGGCTAAAAGAAGGCGGCCCAGCGTACACAATCTACAGAACAGGGACGTTCCAAGTCCGGGGTGCTCCAACAGAAGAACTGCTTCATACCGCTGCGGAGAAGTTTCGAGAGGTTCTCCAAGAGATAGGGATGGACATACCCAAGTGCGAGTTCAAGCAGGCAACAGCGGTATTCATGGAAGATCTCGACCGTGAGGTGAACTTAGAGGTCCTCGTGATTGCACTGGGGTTGGAAAAAACAGAATACGAACCAGAGCAGTTTCCAGGGCTCATTTATCGGCCTACTCAATTCGAAGTTACTCTCCTGATCTTCGCCAGCGGAAAGGTGATTATCGGTGGAACCTCTGACCGTAACGAAGCCAACAAATCGATACAGCACCTTCGAGGGGAACTCTCGGTTATCGATGATATCTGA
- a CDS encoding TATA-box-binding protein, with amino-acid sequence MVQIVNVVASGSLNVELDLKAIATELDDVVDYDPDKYPGAYFRLDDVTSLITLYRTGKYIITGADSEDDASVIRARFLELLAETGILDTPDDDWFSLQNFVCTADLDRSLNLNALAIGLGLERTEYEPEQFPGLIFRPPDAPCVVLLFASGKIVLTGCPDLETAETTFKNVKSQIRSLFPSE; translated from the coding sequence ATGGTACAGATCGTCAACGTCGTCGCTTCTGGGTCGCTGAATGTGGAACTAGATCTGAAAGCAATTGCGACGGAGTTAGACGACGTTGTCGATTACGACCCAGACAAATATCCTGGTGCGTACTTCAGATTAGATGATGTTACATCACTTATCACTCTCTATCGGACAGGCAAGTACATCATTACTGGTGCAGATTCTGAGGATGACGCGTCAGTTATCCGTGCGAGATTTTTGGAGCTGCTTGCAGAGACGGGAATACTCGATACACCAGATGATGACTGGTTTTCACTCCAGAACTTCGTCTGCACTGCTGACCTCGACCGATCGCTCAACCTGAATGCGCTCGCAATCGGCCTCGGTCTTGAACGGACTGAATACGAACCTGAGCAGTTCCCGGGCTTGATTTTCCGCCCACCCGATGCACCGTGTGTCGTATTGCTGTTCGCTTCCGGGAAAATCGTCCTCACTGGGTGTCCAGATCTTGAAACGGCCGAAACGACGTTTAAGAACGTGAAGTCACAGATCCGCAGCTTGTTTCCTTCCGAATAG
- a CDS encoding Eco57I restriction-modification methylase domain-containing protein: MVTEQISAADIRAWNSLDAIADSLVGRGLELVDRSDEKVELAFTGDATACIMGVEESQSPESVLSIDDLTEQFDLIVVATWNTGRFDLYSKPVATTGLGQTTIVHLGFEKSDLDTEARTSRRLVERLNQIDGYDSSSLSEMFDDEYIIESFAARYQELVDTVAEAIDADPDVSVQARRRYGQRLINRLVYLYLLQHTGVLPETYLEQQQGPASVARQNVYEEFYSPLFDGDIPEGARSDLRPYLQTFLFEETPSEAADQVRPPASTPEANKLFSNILKFLADWNWQVGSSYDIRHTTSVTPRVIGHALERFINKQHTGAYHTPDQLRHSLVINTLRDSLLKNLNREADVEYESLDQLFESDPDDSEQDPHLDAINQLYFEVLPKFRIIDPAVGSGSFIQEAQAYLSDVYTECLQHLSLAQIDAQAELPAFDTASERAQFTRLLATRRNLFGVDLNPEAIELTRFRLQLSVFDSDSDEPLHELRAIEYHTGLNFFNGNSLIGFVDRPNRRPDSTQINLSTFSNLDEEYRDLVWEYRQAVRGDIAEIRNSIKDRATEFNNELTEALSEQFASFLEEESHTVRIADEITPFHWWVGFPNIMADGGFDAVISNPPWQTLQEVDSGTQGSSSAGRITEELDGSTEGERGSIDQQRIYFEHTYEFGGNRKLNLSGLFIERAMEIAAPTAIVSMLTPGALFREHSFKSTRRSLVEEKELQQIIGFENHEIFPDIHRRYEFGLIQFNNSGTTDAFRSKFRQTSLKVLSEEESSFPVVPRNLLDAYSPSLLAFPPVETQDDVEAYETIVQHQRLDSENGWEFAPSRGIHQTRQSETLLEEPGDYPVYRGRNIYQYTYDSTYFDIDSPKYWGVNEGDDRASAKSKIRNREIRGLTQRYPVNRDRDMITFEDGETIPVTDVPMPYEEYRIAYRDIATSSNERTVIAAVLPPNVLNVNTIHTVHPYTWQDPGPQPDAATKPALFEPRYNLKELFCLLGILNSTPFDYLLRSKIETHLSNYLVTESQAPKPPVESDIGEAIWKPAARLNCYGEHFQPVRAELNINVIEDVETRADAQASIDAVVFHAYGFEDPEAVWSVLESLPRVRNPRILDEEYFDTVIRQFEQFRGDF, encoded by the coding sequence GTGGTTACGGAACAGATTTCAGCAGCAGATATTCGGGCCTGGAATTCACTAGATGCGATTGCAGATTCATTAGTTGGCCGTGGATTGGAGCTAGTCGATCGCTCCGACGAGAAGGTTGAACTTGCGTTTACCGGAGACGCCACAGCTTGCATTATGGGTGTTGAGGAGAGTCAATCACCCGAATCAGTACTCTCGATAGACGACCTCACTGAGCAGTTTGATCTCATTGTAGTGGCCACATGGAATACTGGAAGATTTGACCTATACTCAAAACCAGTCGCCACAACAGGGCTCGGTCAGACCACAATAGTTCACCTTGGATTTGAGAAATCGGATTTGGATACAGAAGCTAGAACATCTCGACGGCTGGTAGAGCGATTAAACCAAATCGATGGCTATGACTCTAGCTCTCTTTCCGAAATGTTTGATGATGAATATATTATTGAGAGTTTTGCAGCCCGTTATCAAGAGCTGGTAGATACCGTAGCTGAAGCAATTGACGCAGACCCCGACGTCAGTGTGCAAGCGCGTCGTCGCTACGGGCAACGGCTCATCAATCGCCTCGTCTATCTTTACCTGCTCCAGCACACCGGCGTATTACCGGAGACCTATCTGGAACAACAGCAGGGACCAGCGTCTGTGGCAAGACAAAATGTTTACGAGGAGTTCTACTCACCCCTTTTTGACGGCGATATTCCAGAAGGAGCTCGTAGTGATCTACGTCCATATCTGCAAACCTTCCTTTTCGAAGAGACGCCTAGCGAAGCTGCCGATCAGGTGAGGCCCCCAGCGTCAACTCCTGAAGCAAATAAGTTGTTCTCTAACATCCTCAAATTCTTGGCAGATTGGAACTGGCAAGTTGGCAGCTCTTACGATATCCGGCATACGACAAGCGTGACACCGCGTGTCATCGGACACGCGCTTGAGCGCTTTATTAATAAACAACATACTGGAGCATATCACACCCCAGATCAGCTCCGACATTCTCTCGTCATTAACACACTTCGTGATTCACTTCTTAAGAACCTCAATCGAGAGGCGGATGTAGAATATGAATCACTCGATCAACTCTTCGAATCGGATCCAGATGATTCTGAACAGGATCCACATCTGGACGCTATCAACCAGTTGTATTTTGAAGTTCTACCCAAGTTTCGCATTATAGATCCAGCAGTGGGCAGTGGCTCCTTCATCCAAGAGGCACAAGCCTACCTATCGGACGTTTACACAGAATGCCTCCAACACCTATCTCTTGCCCAAATAGACGCTCAGGCTGAATTACCGGCATTCGATACTGCTAGTGAGCGTGCACAGTTTACCCGCCTACTCGCGACCCGTCGAAATTTGTTTGGAGTTGATTTGAATCCGGAAGCTATCGAACTAACACGGTTTCGACTGCAACTATCCGTTTTTGACAGTGATAGTGACGAACCACTCCACGAACTTCGTGCAATAGAATACCATACAGGGCTAAATTTCTTTAATGGGAACAGCTTGATTGGATTTGTAGATAGACCAAATAGGCGGCCTGATAGCACTCAGATTAATCTATCAACGTTCTCCAACTTGGATGAAGAGTATCGAGATCTAGTTTGGGAATATCGGCAGGCTGTTCGGGGAGATATAGCGGAAATAAGGAACAGCATCAAAGACAGAGCTACTGAGTTCAACAACGAACTAACAGAGGCACTTTCAGAACAGTTTGCATCCTTCCTAGAAGAAGAATCTCATACTGTTCGGATAGCGGATGAAATAACACCGTTTCACTGGTGGGTCGGATTTCCTAATATCATGGCCGATGGGGGATTCGATGCAGTCATCAGTAATCCACCGTGGCAGACTCTTCAAGAAGTTGATAGTGGTACTCAGGGAAGTTCGTCTGCAGGGCGCATTACAGAGGAACTTGATGGTTCAACGGAAGGCGAAAGGGGGAGCATCGATCAGCAGCGAATATATTTCGAACACACGTATGAATTCGGAGGCAATCGGAAGCTGAATCTAAGCGGGCTCTTTATCGAACGGGCAATGGAAATTGCGGCACCAACCGCAATTGTTTCGATGTTGACTCCAGGGGCACTATTCCGAGAGCATTCCTTTAAATCGACTCGTCGATCGCTCGTTGAAGAGAAGGAACTGCAGCAGATAATTGGGTTTGAAAATCATGAGATTTTTCCAGATATCCACAGACGGTATGAGTTCGGTCTAATTCAATTCAATAATTCTGGTACAACAGATGCATTTCGATCGAAGTTCCGCCAAACTTCTCTTAAGGTCCTCTCTGAAGAGGAGTCATCGTTTCCGGTAGTGCCCCGAAATCTGCTCGACGCATATTCACCGTCACTACTGGCATTTCCACCAGTAGAAACACAAGACGATGTTGAAGCGTATGAGACTATTGTCCAGCATCAGCGCCTTGACTCTGAAAATGGATGGGAGTTCGCTCCTTCCCGAGGCATCCACCAAACGCGCCAGAGCGAGACTCTGCTTGAAGAGCCGGGTGATTATCCAGTTTATCGAGGGCGAAATATCTACCAATATACATACGATTCAACCTATTTCGACATTGATTCTCCGAAGTACTGGGGAGTCAACGAAGGGGATGACCGAGCAAGCGCTAAAAGCAAAATTCGAAATCGAGAGATTCGAGGACTGACCCAACGATATCCCGTAAACAGAGACAGAGATATGATCACTTTCGAGGACGGAGAGACGATTCCAGTCACAGATGTCCCGATGCCTTATGAAGAGTATCGAATTGCATATCGGGATATTGCGACATCGTCTAATGAGCGAACAGTAATTGCTGCCGTCCTCCCACCGAATGTTCTCAACGTTAACACGATTCACACGGTCCATCCATACACCTGGCAGGACCCAGGGCCACAACCCGATGCTGCGACGAAACCAGCACTCTTTGAGCCACGGTACAATCTGAAGGAGCTCTTCTGTTTACTTGGAATACTCAATAGCACCCCCTTCGATTATCTACTCCGATCAAAAATTGAGACGCACCTCTCGAATTACCTAGTTACAGAATCCCAAGCGCCAAAACCACCTGTCGAGAGTGATATCGGAGAGGCCATTTGGAAGCCCGCTGCTCGGCTCAATTGCTACGGAGAGCACTTCCAGCCGGTTCGTGCTGAGCTCAATATCAACGTGATTGAGGACGTTGAAACGCGGGCAGATGCACAGGCAAGTATTGATGCGGTCGTGTTCCACGCGTATGGGTTCGAAGATCCAGAGGCAGTGTGGTCGGTTCTTGAATCTCTACCTCGAGTACGAAACCCACGCATCCTCGATGAAGAATACTTTGATACGGTAATCCGTCAATTCGAGCAGTTCCGGGGTGATTTCTGA
- a CDS encoding ParA family protein encodes MSDTNTSRITVANQKGGAGKTTDVIHTGGALAARGHDVLLVDIDYHGGLTCSLGYSDLYYNTDRTTLFDVLDFDQMESVNDITVEHEEFDILPASEKLANNKNIQTLLEAPKSRERLGMTLDELDKDYDYIVVDTPPSLNVLTDNALVATGNVIIPVLPEKLNANSLQIFAKQLQSLEPAYGDVNRLAIVCNRVEQNAEHRRTIEEIESAYSLPLFEIPKRTDLSQSIGEGVSIFGFSKENKRVEDARSLFNDIADLLDETFEKTPPTEVEA; translated from the coding sequence ATGAGCGACACGAACACTTCACGAATCACCGTAGCGAATCAGAAAGGTGGTGCGGGGAAAACAACGGACGTCATCCACACTGGCGGCGCACTTGCCGCGCGAGGACACGACGTACTCCTCGTCGATATCGACTATCACGGTGGACTTACATGCTCGCTTGGCTACAGCGATCTGTATTACAACACCGACCGAACCACGCTATTTGATGTGCTGGACTTCGATCAGATGGAGTCGGTGAACGACATCACCGTCGAGCACGAGGAATTCGATATTCTCCCCGCCAGTGAGAAGCTCGCTAACAATAAGAACATCCAGACGTTGCTCGAAGCGCCCAAGAGTCGAGAGCGTCTAGGAATGACTCTCGACGAACTCGACAAGGACTACGACTACATCGTCGTCGACACTCCTCCGTCGCTCAATGTTCTCACCGATAATGCTCTCGTCGCGACGGGCAACGTTATCATCCCAGTACTCCCTGAGAAGCTCAACGCCAATAGTCTCCAGATTTTCGCGAAACAGCTCCAGTCCCTCGAACCAGCCTACGGAGACGTCAACCGCCTCGCGATCGTGTGCAACCGGGTCGAGCAGAACGCCGAACACCGGAGAACGATCGAGGAAATTGAATCTGCCTACTCGTTGCCTCTCTTCGAGATCCCGAAGCGGACCGACCTCTCACAATCGATTGGTGAAGGCGTGTCAATCTTCGGCTTCAGCAAGGAGAACAAGCGGGTCGAAGACGCCCGCTCGCTATTCAACGACATCGCTGACCTGCTTGACGAGACCTTTGAGAAAACCCCGCCGACGGAGGTTGAAGCATGA
- a CDS encoding tyrosine-type recombinase/integrase, with product MSTETTTDSPRYSTMDLEDCETFYQEEIVQEMRADGLDPDCETPTYAWLSDHYRGFIAHLTRNFDLSPGDFYAEIGVPPNDDEDKSPFAFVDDQDTRQALESYLRELWDRQGRAESTVATRRSVLRRYIETYQQVNDTADLLSPLQSEQGSSEEKNRVADTFDVLRRLDETLNTHASRRKYVQEVRQFYQHRVDFGRADYDPTTRLERRFGWDSAPDWDNPSLDANQIQSLYQTAETPADRLLVVGVCGWGLRPSEICGLHTRQLTLTPAEDDPEGPDPYIDFGEDDRKNGPGTVALLVGVEELESRIDDLHDEHSDDWNGYLLPSSSSKSGHISTETARRHFRDLAEEAGVTVDGTAPTPKMGRRYWYTAYGAAVKRVAERFEDIAEEQGSKSAEVVLDNYLAKPERRRHRRDEMRDDLVRLFDS from the coding sequence ATGTCCACAGAAACTACCACCGACTCACCACGCTACAGCACGATGGATCTCGAGGACTGCGAGACCTTCTACCAGGAGGAAATCGTCCAAGAGATGCGGGCAGATGGACTCGACCCCGACTGCGAGACACCGACCTACGCGTGGCTCAGTGACCACTATCGGGGCTTCATCGCACATCTCACCCGGAACTTCGACCTCTCACCCGGGGACTTCTACGCCGAGATCGGGGTTCCACCAAACGACGACGAAGATAAGAGCCCCTTCGCGTTCGTCGACGATCAGGATACACGCCAAGCACTCGAATCCTACCTACGTGAGCTCTGGGACCGACAGGGGCGTGCCGAATCAACGGTCGCGACCCGGCGCTCGGTCCTTCGCCGCTACATCGAGACCTACCAGCAGGTGAACGACACCGCCGATCTGCTCTCACCACTCCAGTCTGAACAGGGAAGTTCCGAGGAAAAAAACCGGGTCGCGGACACATTCGACGTCCTCCGACGGCTCGACGAGACGCTGAACACGCACGCGTCGCGACGAAAGTACGTCCAAGAGGTCCGGCAGTTCTACCAGCACCGCGTCGACTTCGGGAGAGCTGACTACGACCCGACGACGCGGCTGGAACGTCGATTTGGGTGGGATTCAGCACCCGACTGGGATAATCCTTCCCTCGACGCCAACCAGATTCAATCGCTCTACCAGACCGCCGAGACGCCGGCTGACCGCCTTCTCGTCGTTGGCGTCTGCGGGTGGGGACTGCGGCCGAGCGAAATCTGTGGCCTTCATACACGCCAACTCACGCTCACACCCGCTGAGGACGACCCCGAGGGGCCGGACCCGTACATCGACTTTGGTGAGGATGACCGCAAAAACGGACCAGGAACGGTCGCGTTGCTGGTCGGCGTCGAGGAACTCGAGTCGCGGATCGACGATCTCCACGACGAGCACAGTGACGACTGGAACGGCTACCTACTGCCATCATCCTCGTCGAAATCCGGTCATATATCAACGGAGACCGCCCGACGGCACTTCCGCGATCTCGCTGAGGAAGCAGGGGTTACCGTCGACGGGACAGCGCCGACGCCGAAGATGGGGCGTCGATACTGGTACACGGCGTATGGGGCGGCGGTCAAACGGGTGGCTGAGCGGTTCGAGGATATCGCGGAAGAGCAGGGATCGAAATCAGCCGAGGTTGTCCTCGATAACTACCTCGCGAAGCCGGAGCGACGTCGCCATCGACGGGATGAAATGCGTGATGACCTGGTCAGGCTCTTCGATTCGTGA
- a CDS encoding transposase: MTKQAAEVVDETASAVDLVSHLDLSSYTRDDAYPEWHESKPFEPMLRTVLLRELEDASDAAVHRTLTTDSSVAIALGFDPTDIPDRSTITRARQSRFQGLQTTIAVCVRQIRTLAARRGSPIGSPYTEDACEEPAGSSKRTVNRLIRGKTRELLNELTTVVFPAFDFDRPSGSIYDDEELLRLETLLGITGTAANGGAETYGDQVNPDPDLGDPFFEDGPTGETLLTAIKDLEPSEIAEMVNHGLTRVLTRAKPSVEFERPIMLAIDMTYVAYSGEREELVRVQGAPEDKEYDWCHKFATANVVGDNVQFAVAMVPVGNADNHDPEAYPGEDKSHRAGGIVRRLVDIVENRARLSVWRVYADRWFHATDVVSALEERNLFYVIPAKRDDRVKRFIARMGDEVMVKEEHAMHGPVKNGVTNSRAETTLVGLPPDEDRDECQVFLTNLAVNDEIGLDRRQTRKKIKRYTRRGGIENAYSSIKEFAPWTTSRNFSVRLFHFGFAVLLYDMWLLVDFLVQTVLDIVEFRTKPRVTAPRFRGFLNRRLIELL; the protein is encoded by the coding sequence TTGACCAAGCAGGCCGCAGAGGTCGTCGACGAGACGGCCTCTGCGGTTGATCTCGTCTCTCATCTCGATCTCAGTTCCTACACACGAGACGACGCATACCCAGAGTGGCACGAGTCCAAGCCGTTCGAACCAATGCTTCGGACGGTTCTCCTCCGTGAACTCGAGGACGCGTCCGATGCTGCCGTGCATCGGACGCTTACTACCGATTCGTCGGTCGCCATTGCGCTTGGATTTGATCCGACTGATATCCCTGATCGAAGCACGATCACGCGTGCGCGACAAAGCCGTTTCCAAGGGTTACAGACGACGATCGCGGTGTGTGTACGCCAAATTCGGACACTTGCCGCTAGGCGAGGCAGTCCGATCGGTTCGCCATACACAGAGGACGCTTGCGAGGAGCCCGCGGGCTCCTCGAAGCGTACGGTCAACCGACTCATTCGAGGAAAAACTCGCGAACTCCTCAACGAACTCACAACCGTCGTGTTCCCAGCGTTCGACTTTGACCGTCCAAGCGGATCTATCTACGACGACGAGGAATTGCTGCGGTTAGAGACGTTACTCGGGATCACAGGCACCGCCGCCAACGGCGGTGCCGAGACCTACGGCGATCAGGTTAATCCTGATCCTGACCTCGGCGATCCGTTCTTCGAGGATGGACCGACTGGAGAAACCCTGTTAACGGCGATTAAAGACCTCGAACCGTCGGAGATTGCGGAGATGGTCAATCACGGCTTGACCCGCGTCTTGACGCGGGCCAAGCCATCTGTTGAGTTCGAGCGGCCGATCATGCTCGCGATCGATATGACCTACGTCGCCTACTCGGGTGAGCGCGAGGAACTGGTTCGAGTGCAAGGAGCGCCCGAAGATAAGGAGTACGACTGGTGTCACAAGTTCGCGACTGCGAACGTTGTCGGGGACAACGTTCAGTTCGCGGTCGCGATGGTCCCAGTCGGGAACGCCGATAATCACGATCCTGAAGCGTATCCTGGCGAAGACAAGTCTCACCGAGCCGGCGGGATCGTCCGCCGGCTCGTGGACATCGTCGAAAACCGAGCTCGTCTTAGCGTGTGGCGAGTCTATGCAGATCGGTGGTTCCACGCGACAGACGTCGTATCGGCGCTTGAGGAGCGGAACCTCTTCTATGTGATTCCAGCCAAGCGCGATGACCGCGTCAAGCGGTTCATCGCGCGAATGGGCGACGAAGTCATGGTGAAAGAAGAGCACGCAATGCACGGTCCAGTGAAAAATGGAGTAACCAATAGCAGGGCAGAGACGACGTTGGTTGGACTGCCACCGGACGAGGATCGTGATGAGTGCCAGGTATTCCTGACCAATCTCGCCGTGAACGACGAGATTGGTCTCGATCGTCGCCAGACTCGCAAGAAGATCAAACGATATACCCGGCGGGGCGGAATCGAAAACGCCTACAGCAGCATCAAAGAGTTCGCACCGTGGACGACTTCGAGGAACTTCTCAGTGCGGTTGTTCCACTTCGGCTTCGCCGTCCTGTTGTACGATATGTGGCTGCTGGTAGACTTCCTCGTTCAGACAGTACTCGATATCGTCGAGTTCCGCACGAAACCGCGGGTCACGGCCCCGCGGTTTCGTGGCTTTCTCAATCGGAGGTTGATTGAATTGCTGTGA